In the Kitasatospora terrestris genome, one interval contains:
- a CDS encoding DUF721 domain-containing protein, with amino-acid sequence MTGTPEPSGVDLARVALRAAKEQARLRGEQVREKREARRHGLRSGARSDGRDPVPLGAALNRLITERGWEAPAAVGGVMGRWPQIVGPDIAAHCVPKSYVEAEAVLTVQCDSTAWATQLRLLARQLVARLNHELGHGTVRVIKVLGPDAPVRGYGRLRAPGSKGPGDTWG; translated from the coding sequence ATGACCGGGACCCCGGAGCCTTCGGGCGTGGACCTGGCGCGGGTGGCGCTCCGGGCGGCGAAGGAGCAGGCCCGGCTGCGGGGCGAGCAGGTGCGGGAGAAGCGCGAGGCGCGGCGGCACGGGCTGCGCAGCGGTGCGCGGTCGGACGGGCGCGACCCGGTCCCGTTGGGGGCGGCGCTGAATCGTTTGATCACGGAGCGCGGTTGGGAGGCTCCGGCGGCGGTCGGCGGGGTGATGGGCCGGTGGCCGCAGATCGTGGGTCCGGACATCGCGGCGCACTGCGTGCCGAAGTCGTACGTGGAGGCCGAAGCGGTCCTCACGGTGCAGTGCGACTCGACCGCATGGGCGACTCAACTGCGTTTGCTGGCTCGCCAGTTGGTGGCGCGCCTGAATCACGAGCTGGGGCACGGCACGGTCCGCGTGATCAAGGTGCTGGGGCCGGACGCGCCGGTGCGCGGGTACGGGCGGCTGCGTGCGCCGGGCAGCAAGGGGCCGGGCGACACCTGGGGGTGA
- the gyrB gene encoding DNA topoisomerase (ATP-hydrolyzing) subunit B: MADSGNPSQTPDPTDPSGSKAYDASAIQVLEGLDAVRKRPGMYIGSTGERGLHHLVQEIVDNSVDEAMAGHADTIDVTILADGGVRVVDNGRGIPVGIMPGQDKPAVEVVLTVLHAGGKFGGAGYAVSGGLHGVGISVVNALSTRLAVEIWTDGARWTQEYKSGAPVAPLDRHEATERTGTSVTFWADGDIFETTVYSFETLSRRFQEMAFLNKGLTISLTDERVEHLDEEGKPLSVTYKYDGGIADYVAHLNSRKGEPVHPSVIDFEAEDKDKRISVEIAMQWNASYTEGVYSFANTIHTHGGGTHEEGFRAALTGLMNRYARDKKLLREKDDNLSGEDIREGLTAIISIKLGEPQFEGQTKDKLGNTEAKTFVQKVVNEHLADWLDRNPNEAADIVRKSIQAASARVAARKARDLTRRKGLLESASLPGKLSDCQSKDAAECEIFIVEGDSAGGSAKQGRDPRTQAILPIRGKILNVEKARIDKVLQNTEVQALISAFGCGIQEDYDESKLRYHKIVLMADADVDGQHIRTLLLTLLFRFMRPLVEAGYVYLAMPPLYKIKWGKDDFEYAYSDRERDALIAAGVEAGRRLPKDDAIQRFKGLGEMNAEELRVTTMDAAHRLLLQVTLEDAARADDLFSVLMGEDVEARRSFIQRNAKDVRFLDV; encoded by the coding sequence GTGGCCGATTCCGGCAACCCCAGCCAGACCCCAGACCCCACCGACCCGTCCGGCAGCAAGGCCTACGACGCCAGCGCGATCCAGGTGCTGGAAGGCCTCGACGCCGTCCGCAAGCGCCCCGGCATGTACATCGGCTCGACCGGTGAGCGCGGCCTGCACCACCTGGTGCAGGAAATCGTGGACAACTCCGTCGACGAGGCGATGGCCGGCCACGCGGACACCATCGACGTGACCATCCTGGCCGACGGCGGCGTGCGCGTGGTCGACAACGGCCGCGGCATCCCGGTCGGCATCATGCCCGGCCAGGACAAGCCCGCGGTCGAGGTCGTGCTCACCGTCCTGCACGCCGGCGGCAAGTTCGGCGGCGCCGGCTACGCCGTCTCCGGCGGTCTGCACGGCGTCGGCATCTCCGTGGTGAACGCGCTGTCCACCCGCCTCGCGGTGGAGATCTGGACCGACGGTGCCCGCTGGACGCAGGAGTACAAGTCGGGTGCCCCGGTCGCCCCGCTGGACCGGCACGAGGCCACCGAGCGCACCGGCACCAGCGTGACCTTCTGGGCCGACGGCGACATCTTCGAGACCACGGTCTACTCCTTCGAGACGCTGTCGCGGCGCTTCCAGGAGATGGCGTTCCTCAACAAGGGCCTGACCATCTCGCTGACCGACGAGCGCGTCGAGCACCTCGACGAGGAGGGCAAGCCCCTCTCGGTCACCTACAAGTACGACGGCGGCATCGCCGACTACGTCGCGCACCTGAACTCCCGCAAGGGCGAGCCGGTCCACCCCTCGGTGATCGACTTCGAGGCGGAGGACAAGGACAAGCGGATCTCGGTCGAGATCGCGATGCAGTGGAACGCGTCCTACACCGAGGGCGTGTACTCCTTCGCCAACACCATCCACACCCACGGCGGCGGCACCCACGAGGAGGGCTTCCGCGCCGCGCTGACCGGTCTGATGAACCGGTACGCGCGCGACAAGAAGCTGCTCCGGGAGAAGGACGACAACCTCTCCGGCGAGGACATCCGCGAGGGTCTCACCGCGATCATCTCGATCAAGCTGGGCGAGCCGCAGTTCGAGGGCCAGACCAAGGACAAGCTCGGCAACACCGAGGCCAAGACCTTCGTGCAGAAGGTGGTCAACGAGCACCTGGCGGACTGGCTGGACCGCAACCCCAACGAGGCCGCGGACATCGTCCGCAAGTCCATCCAGGCGGCCAGCGCCCGGGTGGCGGCCCGCAAGGCGCGCGACCTGACCCGCCGCAAGGGCCTGCTGGAGTCGGCCTCGCTGCCCGGCAAGCTCTCGGACTGCCAGTCCAAGGACGCGGCCGAGTGCGAGATCTTCATCGTCGAGGGCGACTCGGCCGGCGGTTCGGCCAAGCAGGGCCGCGACCCGCGCACCCAGGCGATCCTCCCGATCCGCGGCAAGATCCTGAACGTCGAGAAGGCGCGGATCGACAAGGTCCTGCAGAACACCGAGGTCCAGGCGCTGATCTCGGCCTTCGGCTGCGGCATCCAGGAGGACTACGACGAGTCCAAGCTCCGCTATCACAAGATCGTCCTGATGGCCGACGCCGACGTCGACGGCCAGCACATCCGCACCCTGCTGCTGACCCTGCTGTTCCGCTTCATGCGGCCGCTGGTCGAGGCCGGGTACGTCTACCTGGCGATGCCCCCGCTGTACAAGATCAAGTGGGGCAAGGACGACTTCGAGTACGCCTACTCCGACCGCGAGCGCGACGCGCTCATCGCGGCCGGCGTGGAGGCCGGGCGCCGACTGCCCAAGGACGACGCCATCCAGCGCTTCAAGGGTCTGGGCGAGATGAACGCCGAGGAGCTGCGGGTCACCACCATGGACGCCGCGCACCGCCTGCTGCTCCAGGTCACCCTGGAGGACGCGGCCCGTGCCGACGACCTGTTCTCCGTCCTGATGGGCGAGGACGTCGAGGCCCGCCGGTCCTTCATCCAGCGCAACGCCAAGGACGTCCGCTTCCTCGACGTCTGA